In Caldisericia bacterium, the sequence TCAATCAACTCTTTTGCAAAATTTATATTTTCCTCTGTAAGTTGTTTTTCATATAAAAATTCTTCAACATTCTTTAGGTGTATGGGAAAATTTGGTCTTCCTCCAATTAAGATATTTGATTTTTTAATAATACCATTCTCAATTTTTAATAATATCCCCTCATTAATTAAAGGAATATCTGCACTTGTTCTTGTGAATCTTATATAAGAAAAGTGATATGTTAAATCAAAGAAAGGTAATTCAATTTCAGTTATTATGAATTTTTCATTTTTCTTTTTATAATCAATAAAATCTTCTAATTTAATAGAAAGGTACTCACCATTATAAATATTGATTTTTGACTCAAGTGTCATAAAAATTGTTAAAATATCTGACCAACCATAACCTCTTGCAATAGTACCCCCTAAAGTCATAATGTTTCTTAAAATTGGAGTTGCTATTTTAGAAATTGAATTTATAAATGAACCTCTTAAAAAATTTTTAAGATCTTCAGATCTTTCAATTTTTCCAATTGATGTTGTTGAACCTATTTTTACTGAATCACTCTCAACCTTAATATAACTCAAGGGGAGTTTTTCAAGAAATATAAGATATTCAATGTCATCTCTTTCTCTCCAAACAATATCAAGTCCACCACCAACAATTTCAGCTTTTGATCCATAATTTTTAAGCAATTCATATGTTTCCTCTATTGTTTCGGGATAAAACCATTCTTTCACATTTTTAAGCATTATTTCCTCCTCTCTTTTAAATATTTATTTAATAAATTTTTATCAGGAATATATATTCCAAATTTAGTTGTTGAAATTGCAGCAACTAAGTTAGAAAAATAAAGAGATTTTTCATAGTTAAAATTATTTAAATATGAATATATAAATGCTGCATTAAAAATATCACCAGCACCAGTTGTATCTATACTTTTTACCTTTACACCTGGTACAAAAATTTCTTCATTTTTAAAAATAATTTTAGATCCTTTCTCTCCCATTTTTAAAATAAAAATTTTCCCTTCACTTAAAAATCTTTTTAAAACCTCTCTTTTTATTATACTCAATTCACTTTCATTTGTGAAAATAAAATGAGATATTTCCAAAATTTTATATGCAAATTCTTTGAAAAATCTAACATTTTTTCCAATTCTATAATTTAAATCAAAAAAGATTTTGCTTTT encodes:
- a CDS encoding FAD binding domain-containing protein, with product MLKNVKEWFYPETIEETYELLKNYGSKAEIVGGGLDIVWRERDDIEYLIFLEKLPLSYIKVESDSVKIGSTTSIGKIERSEDLKNFLRGSFINSISKIATPILRNIMTLGGTIARGYGWSDILTIFMTLESKINIYNGEYLSIKLEDFIDYKKKNEKFIITEIELPFFDLTYHFSYIRFTRTSADIPLINEGILLKIENGIIKKSNILIGGRPNFPIHLKNVEEFLYEKQLTEENINFAKELIDIPLYDDLRASKEYRLELSKVLTKRNLEKIKEDL